The following is a genomic window from Bacteroidia bacterium.
TGTCCAATGACCTGAACACACCGTTTGCGTCTGTTCCACAGATCAAAAACTGTCCGTGGTTGACGAGCGCGTTGATTCTCAAGTTTGTCAGGCCACTATTGCGTTGGTCCCATGTCCTTCCGCCATCGATTGAGACGTACACTCCTCCGCCTCGTGTGCCGGCAAAAAGCATGTTCCCCTTGCTATTAACACATCGCACATCCGCTACACCGATGCCAGCGTTCGTCGGCACCCATTCACTGCCATTATTTTTTGAGACGAACACCCCCCCGGCGCCGCTGCCGGCAAACAGTTCCGTCGCGGTAGCATGCAGTGCGAACACAGTGTTCTTCCGGATTCCTGTTGCTACCAACTCCCAAAGCGCGCCCTCATTCGAGCTTGCGAACAGGCCGGCCCCGTAGGTGCCGATATACAATCTGCCATTGTGAGATGCCAGACAGTTTGCCCCACTGAGCGTTAGACCAGTGTTCATCTTTGACCAGTTGGATCCCTGGTCAGACGATACATACAGCCCGTTGTTCGCTGTACCGGCGAAGAGCTTCGTGCCGGCAGAATACAGAGAATGAACATATTCACCAGCCATCCCGTTGCTCACAGATGCCCAGGTCAATCCATCATCGATGGATTTGAACACACCGTCACCATCTGTACCAGCATATATACCTTCAGGAGTGACCAGCATGCAGCGTATGTATGGATTCGAAAGACCTGTGTGTGCTGCTTCCCAGCTTTCGCCGGAATCGGTGGAACGATAGACCTTGTCTCCAAACGTCCCTGCAAGCAGCGAGCCTCCCGTCTGTACAAGAGTGTATATTTGCTGACTCGCCATGCCAGTGGTGTTTACGGCAGACCAGCTGTTTCCGGCATCAGCCGACTTGAAGATGCCGCCGCTCGTACCGATAAACACTGTGCTGCCATCCACCGCCATGCACCGCACATCATTTGTGATTGTGCTGCCGCTTCGCCTCGTCCAGGATGCGCCATCATCTGTCGAGAAGTACACGCCTCCTTTCTCTGTACCGGCAACGAGCAGCGATCCGTTCGCTGCCAGCACCCAAACCGTCATTGGTCCCATGCCCTCGCTCGCCGCGGACCAGCTCTGTCCGCCGTCTGTGGAGCGGTACACGCCCGCTCCCTGGGCTCCCAGGAAGAGCGAATTACCGCTCGAAGCAAGACAGAATATGCTGCCTCCTTCGGGTCCCGCAGAGGGCGACCACTGCGCGGAAACCGTTTGAAATGCTCCGACAGCAATAATGCAAGCAACCATGAGTGGAGACGATAGACGCATGACAGGTACTCCTTGAATGTGTAATACGGTACTGATGGAATATTTCTGATCGCAACGTTTCCTGCGGCGACATTCCCCCGACCGCTCCGGGACTCAATAACACGAGGAAGCGCGACCTTCCAGCCTGACGCATGCAGTCGACAAGTGTGTGATGCAGATAGTGCAGTACTGAATCATGTAACCTGGCCGGGGTACGACAATTCAAATGGGATAGTATGAGTCAAATATCAGGAATAATCGGATCAGCTGCAATTCGCGTGAGGCATCCTGCTCTAACGAGAATGGTGCTGCAGACAGCGCATAAAAGAGTTTGATTCAGGGTTGTTGTTCGGATCAATTGCGGATTGTCAGCGAAAGCGCTGCAACAATGCGCTGCTGCTTCCTCCTCCCGTTACCACACGGCAGATGTACATTCCAGCCGGCAAAATCGACGCATCGAAGACCGCAAAATACACGCCCGGACTCCGCCTCGCATCCAGCACCACGACGACCTCCCTGCCGAGCATATCGTGAACACTGATGCGAACAGATCCATGCGAGCGTACGTTATACTCGATCGTCGCAGATGCGGACACAGGATTGGGATAGACGAACACCGGTGTCGAGGCATTGGCGACGTCCCGCGCTCCGATGGTGTTAACTGCATCCATACGTTCCCATCTGACATCCGCGCTGTGCTCCTGCCCCATTTCATCAATTTCGTACCAACTGTAATGCTTGCGAATAATTCCCTTACCTCTGGCTGCGGTAAATGTTATCAGGGGATACGCCCACATCCGGAGACCGATGGTGAACTGCATACTGTCCGTATCGGCAAACACGGATGAGGGATAATGGCATAGAAATGGTCCGGAGGATTGGTAGAGCATAGTGGAATCATTCTCGATTTCCAGCGGCGTCAGTCTTTCAAAGCCGAGAATACCGAAGGATGGAAATCCACAGGGCTGTGCAAAACTCGGTTCCGGACCGCGATATTCATGAAGGCAGTCCCGTGCCTGCAGTGTGTCGCCTTTAGGAGAGATCACTGTAACTTCAAACGTATGCACCCGCTCCCACCTTGACGAGTCGACGTAACCACGATATGTACAAGTCAGGATGTTGGCTGCAGGTCCTCCACCACCAGCAGCAACTGGATATCTGAATTTGATTGGCTCATCTCTGGGTTGAAGGATATAGGACAGAAAATTCACATACACATCCGGCAGCGCTGTGAGTGTATCAGAGATTTGCCGTATCGAACCTTCGGGCGTAATCAGCGTCACGCGATAGCGGACCGAGTAACCAGGAGTGAGCATCTCATCGATGAAGTACTGATCCGGCGGTAGCACAGAACCGACGTGTACCCACTCTGATCCCGCATATGATCGCTCAACGGCAGCACTCTTGTAGCTACCACAGCTCGGATCGCTCCACGTGAGGGTAATCCGCGGAGCATCGAAGCTGCTCGTGTTCTTTGCTGTGAGAATGAATGACCTCTCATCGGTGAGCGTTACCCGCAGCAGTCTGTCTTCCCGTGTTCTGAAAAGTACCACCCCCGGTGCAATACCGATGGCTGTGTGCAGCGCATCCGGAGCTTGGGTCCTGAACCAGCGCTCCCCGCCATCACTGCTGAAATAAATGTAGCCCTTACTGTGACTACGTCCGGGATATGAAGGAAGCCCGATTGTGCTGTAAAACCCTCGATGCAGTGAGTCGATATAGATGTACTCGCTGTGTTCCGAATAGGCGAGTTCCCAACCCGAAGGAACCCCGGTCGGTTCCAGAGTAATCTCGTGTGGTGCTGTTGCATACACATCCCGCGCGACTGGGCCACCTTGAAGTATCCCTCGCCCGCTGGGATGCAATTCGAATTTCCTGACGATCACCGGCAGCTCAGGTTGTGACCAGGTAGCACCGCCATCCGTCGTTACATGAAGCTCTGTGTCGTTTTCCCTGATATGCCTGACAATCTGCATCCATCCGAATTGACCGTCGAAATGCAAATTGTTCACATACCCCGGTTTTTCGATATGATAATAGGTCCTGCCTCTGTCCTTTGTCCCGTACAATCGTGCATCGACAATGGTGAAGAAGCTTGAATCTCCGGTGAGTTGTATTGGCGAGAAGGCACCGTACGTTTTGGAGAATCCAAAGCGCTCGCTCGGGATGAATTCGTCAACAGTCCAATGCGCGCCGCAGTCCTCCGTCCACGCGAATACATAGCCTCCGGCAATCGTGGATGAAGCAGCGTGTAACAGTCCGGAAGCATTGTCCCGCCACACCATCGCGATTTTTCCAACATCTCGCATCTGATCCGGCAGCGGCAGAGGCTCCCAGCTTTGACCATCGTCCCTGGAATGGAGCACGGCATCATTGGTTTTCAGGAACAGATCGCCTGACTTCAACCGGACGAGCGAACTCACTCGCTGCGCATTCAGTAAGGTATCGATGCGCAGCTGGGCGATGCAGGGTGTAAGCAGCATGCTCTGCAACGCGAGCAACATGAGCAGTCCGGTACGCAGCTTCGAGTCAGTGCGTCCCTTTTGTGTCATCTCATTCATTGCGCCCTCCTATGGCCACTGTTCAGTACTGGAGCAATTTCGCGCCATCATTTCTCAGAGAAAGACGGGGCGATCCGCGACGCCCTGTATCCACCCGGAACAGAGGTCTGTCAGTAATTTCGACACTGCCCATCTCCCGCGCCTCCCATAGATATGTGATTTTTCATCGACGCTGAAAATATTTTCCGGATTAGCAGAGCCTCGATGTGCGGAGTGATTCTGGCGGATTGCCGCTGCTTTTGCTTCGCTTTCTGCCCGTTCCGCGCTATTTTCCTGAAGATCCATATACGAAACAGGATATCCGCGATGCCTCAACTTCCGGGAGACTTCGATACAACCTTCCTCCCCTTCCAAACGAAGATGGAAGCAGCCGGCATGCCGACGCTGCTGATCGAAGCATTCCGGCGAAATTTGGTTCAGCTTGTCTCGGGCGCATCCGTCACGCTCGGTCGTGAGCAACTCGCCGAACTCGCAGACGTCCCCGACGCGGACACGCTCAACGGCTATGCCGCCACCGGTGCCGAGGCGCTGAAGCATACCGTGCTGATCAAGCTCAACGGCGGACTCGGCACGAGCATGGGGCTGGACAAGGCGAAGAGCCTGATCCGGGTGCGGGACGGCCTGCGCTTCATTGACATCATCGCGAGGCAGGTACTGAAGCTGCGCGAGCGCGCGAACTCTGCCATCCCGCTGCTGCTGCTGGACAGCGCGACGACGCAGGCCGACAGTGTCGCCGCTCTCGCAGAATGGGCGATACAGAGGGATGATCTTCCCGCAAGTCTCCTGCAGCATCGCGTACCGAAAGTCGTGGCCTCGTCGCTCGCGCCGGCGGAATGGCCGGAACAGCCCGCGCTCGAATGGTGTCCCCCGGGTCATGGCGATCTGTACCTCGCTCTCGAAACCTCCGGCCTGCTCGACGAATTGCTCTCGCGCGGCTACCGCTACGCCTTCGTGAGCAATGCCGACAATCTTGGCGCCGTCATGGACACCTCCATTCTTGGCTATTTCGCGGAAGAAAAAATCGACTTCCTCATGGAAGTGGCCGATCGAACACCGGCGGATCGCAAAGGCGGCCATTTGGCGAAGTTGAAAGATGGCCGTCTTACTCTGCGGGAACTCGCACAGTGTCCCGAGAATGAAGCAGAAGAGTTTCAGAACATCACCCTGTACCGCTATTTCAACACGAACAGCATCTGGCTGCATCTGCCCGCCCTTCGGGCGCTTATCGACCGGTACGCCGGCATTCTGCCCTTGCCGTTGATCCGCAACCGGAAGAATCTGGACCCGCGCGATCCTGCCTCACCTATAGTGTATCAACTCGAAACGGCCATGGGCGCAGCCATATCCCTGTTTGATCGTGCGTCGGCACTGCGGGTATCGCGGACACGCTTTGCGCCTGTGAAAACCACCGACGATCTGCTGGCCGTGCGCTCCGATGCCATGATGCTCGACGAGCAATTCCGCATCGTGCCGAATCCCGCCAGAACTCTGCCGCCGCTGCACGTGTCCCTTGATCCGAAGCACTACCATTTCGTGGGTCAACTGGACGAACATTTTCCGTACGGAGCACCTTCATTACTCAATTGCGCTTCTCTGCGCATCGATGGCGACGTCCGTTTTGGTCGCGATGTCACATTGCGAGGTGATGTATACCTCGCCGCAGATGCAGGAGGGCCGCGAACTATTTCTGACAACACTGTTCTGGAGGGATGATGAAGACGAAACTCAAAGCCTCGCTGCTCGGCATCATGGTTGTCGCTGCATTGTTACAGACCGTGCAACCTGATCGCAGCAATCCGGAAGTCACTGCGCCGCTCGAGGCGCCCCCCGAAGTGATGGCTGTACTGAAGCGTGCCTGCTACGACTGCCACAGCAACGAAACGCGTTGGCCATGGTACAGTTACCTCTCACCCGTTTCCATCCTGGTCGCAAATCACGTCCAGGAAGGGCGTGAGCATCTGAACTTCTCCGACTGGACGACCATGGATGCCGCAAAACAGATGCATGCGTCCTCTGAAATTCTCGAAGTGCTCGAATCCGGAGAAATGCCGCTCAAATCCTACCTGCTGCTGCACGGCGACGCGGAGCTGAGCACTGCGGACAAAGAACTGCTGCGGAGCTGGGCAGCGCAGGGCGAATAGATTACGGTCATGGCACAACGATTCGACTCACGCACGATGAACATGCACAGCGGCTTCCTCCCCATTCACCCCGGCGAGTATCTTGCAGAACTCCTTGAAGAACTCCGCATTTCCCGGGCTGCCCTGGCCCGCATACTCGGAGTCTCGCCTATGCGCATCTCGCACATAGTGAATTGCGGGCGACCGGTCACAGCCGAAATGGCCTTGCTGCTCGGTAAGGCATTCGTGCAAACCCCCGGGTACTGGCTGAATTTACAGAGCAGCTACGATCTTAAATCCGCCGAAGCGACGCTGGCGAAACGCCTCAAATCCGTTCGCCGTTTTGCTGTCGACTGACGATAACTCCGCACCGGAAGCACCATGAGCAGCACGCGCTTCACCTTAGTCCCCGCGGCAGACAGTGCGCTGCACGATGCGTCCGATGTCCGGTTTTCGCTCAAAGATTCGCGACTGTTCGCTCCGCTCTTTGCCCTCTCCGTCATCACGCTGCTTGTGGCCGATGCTCTTCTGCACGGCAGCACCGAAGGGATTGCGGAAGTCACCGCAGTGACGTCGGCGTTCACCGCACTGTACAGCGTTTCGTGGAAACTCCGCCATCGCTACCCGCGCAGCTCGAATTCCATCCGCGCCTTCGCACCGATACTGATGTACGGGCTCATCTACGGCTTTATCCACGCCGTGATGACAGGCGCGCGTCCGTCGGATGCGCATCTCGTCGATGCCGCACTGCTGCGGATAGATGAATGGATGTTCGGTGTGAATCCTGTCGTGTGGATGGGCGCGCACGGACACCCGCTTCTCACAGACCTGCTCTACCTCTGCTACTTTTCCTACTACTTCGGAATGCCCGTGTTGCTCGTGCTGATGTTCCGCGGAAATCGCGCACGAGATTTCTTTCAGGTGCAGTCCGTCATGGTTGCCGGATGGTATGGAGCGCTGCTCTCGTATGCGCTGTTCCCTGCTCTGGGTCCCTGCCGCTGGATAGCCGACGAACTGCCTGTGCTCACCGGGCTGTTGCCAACGACGCAGTGGATACAGGCCTTTCTCGACGCCAACCTCACGCCCGTCGTGCGCGACTGCGTACCCAGCATGCATACCGCCATCACCTTGCTCACGCTCGCGTATGCGCGGCGCTTTCAACCGATGTACTTCCGCATATTTCTGCTGCCGGGCATAGGCATCATCATCGCAACCATGTACACACAGGCGCATTATGTGATCGATGTGCTGCTGGGAGTGGCGGTTGCGGCTGTGTTGTATGGGGTGATGGAGAAATGGAAACGGAGTGCGGGTTCGGTGTAACGCCATCCATACTTGACGGAGCTATATGTTGCTTTCGAATCTGCATTGCGGCATATCCAGCCGTCGTCTATCTTCAATGTGAATAAGCATGACGCACCAAGCCAGGTTGCATTTGGAGGAATCATGGAACTGACCGCCATTCTTACGGCAGACCCCGATGGAGGGTATGTCGCATACAATCCTGAAACCGGAACAACAAGCCAGGGTGAAACCGTCGAGGACGCGCTGACGAATTTGCGTGAAGCGACTGAGCTGTATTTGGAGGAGTTCCCTCTTCGCGAAACCAGCAGACCCTTATTGACAACGTTTCATGTAACCGCACATGGCTAAGACACCCATCCTTTCGGGCAAGACTGTCATTCAGGTGCTCGAGAGATTAGGATTCCTGATCATGCGGCAACGCGAGAGCCATGTGATCTTGAGGCGCGGTTCTTCAGGATGTGTCGTACCACTCCATCAGCAGCTCAAGACAGGAACCCTCAGCGGTATTCTGAAGCAGGCCGGGGTGTCGCGAAGGGAATTTGAGGATGCAATGAACCTGTAAGTCCTTATGCATCGGTCAACGTTGGCGTGTAAAGCGCAGAAAATGTCCGGTCGCACTCTCAGATCGCTCGTTGTCCAAACCCCCTGCCCTGACTTCCCTCCCGTAATTGCCAGACACCCATCACACCGCTCACGTTCGCGTACGCGCGGCGCTTTCAGCCCATGTATTTCCGGATATTTCTCTTACCGGGCATAGGCATCATCATCGCAACCATGTACACACAGGCGCATTATGTGATCGATGTGCTGCTGGGAGTGGCGGTTGCGGCTGTGCTGTATGCGGTGATGGAGAAGTGGGGACCGGGCAGACGGTAATACCATGCCGGATTACCT
Proteins encoded in this region:
- a CDS encoding T9SS type A sorting domain-containing protein, whose protein sequence is MRLSSPLMVACIIAVGAFQTVSAQWSPSAGPEGGSIFCLASSGNSLFLGAQGAGVYRSTDGGQSWSAASEGMGPMTVWVLAANGSLLVAGTEKGGVYFSTDDGASWTRRSGSTITNDVRCMAVDGSTVFIGTSGGIFKSADAGNSWSAVNTTGMASQQIYTLVQTGGSLLAGTFGDKVYRSTDSGESWEAAHTGLSNPYIRCMLVTPEGIYAGTDGDGVFKSIDDGLTWASVSNGMAGEYVHSLYSAGTKLFAGTANNGLYVSSDQGSNWSKMNTGLTLSGANCLASHNGRLYIGTYGAGLFASSNEGALWELVATGIRKNTVFALHATATELFAGSGAGGVFVSKNNGSEWVPTNAGIGVADVRCVNSKGNMLFAGTRGGGVYVSIDGGRTWDQRNSGLTNLRINALVNHGQFLICGTDANGVFRSLDNGLDWMPANTGLQSSRIYSFVESNGMLYAGTGGDGVFRSTDGGGSWTAAHGGMIYAQVRSLVASSSQVIAGTNEGIYVSQDQGTTWAAANNGLSSTNVHSLALYGSTVLAGTAGGVFLSTDAGGTWAMASEGMENSDIRALTLTTTHVVAGGVGGIWTRPIAELVLVVRQPMNRLSSELLLLENYPNPFSNATTISFTAASNAALRISVHDMLGREVALLAERPFEAGRHSLEFRSGSLSAGLYFCRVRHGLHIWQNALLLER
- a CDS encoding T9SS type A sorting domain-containing protein, translated to MNEMTQKGRTDSKLRTGLLMLLALQSMLLTPCIAQLRIDTLLNAQRVSSLVRLKSGDLFLKTNDAVLHSRDDGQSWEPLPLPDQMRDVGKIAMVWRDNASGLLHAASSTIAGGYVFAWTEDCGAHWTVDEFIPSERFGFSKTYGAFSPIQLTGDSSFFTIVDARLYGTKDRGRTYYHIEKPGYVNNLHFDGQFGWMQIVRHIRENDTELHVTTDGGATWSQPELPVIVRKFELHPSGRGILQGGPVARDVYATAPHEITLEPTGVPSGWELAYSEHSEYIYIDSLHRGFYSTIGLPSYPGRSHSKGYIYFSSDGGERWFRTQAPDALHTAIGIAPGVVLFRTREDRLLRVTLTDERSFILTAKNTSSFDAPRITLTWSDPSCGSYKSAAVERSYAGSEWVHVGSVLPPDQYFIDEMLTPGYSVRYRVTLITPEGSIRQISDTLTALPDVYVNFLSYILQPRDEPIKFRYPVAAGGGGPAANILTCTYRGYVDSSRWERVHTFEVTVISPKGDTLQARDCLHEYRGPEPSFAQPCGFPSFGILGFERLTPLEIENDSTMLYQSSGPFLCHYPSSVFADTDSMQFTIGLRMWAYPLITFTAARGKGIIRKHYSWYEIDEMGQEHSADVRWERMDAVNTIGARDVANASTPVFVYPNPVSASATIEYNVRSHGSVRISVHDMLGREVVVVLDARRSPGVYFAVFDASILPAGMYICRVVTGGGSSSALLQRFR
- a CDS encoding UTP--glucose-1-phosphate uridylyltransferase; this translates as MPQLPGDFDTTFLPFQTKMEAAGMPTLLIEAFRRNLVQLVSGASVTLGREQLAELADVPDADTLNGYAATGAEALKHTVLIKLNGGLGTSMGLDKAKSLIRVRDGLRFIDIIARQVLKLRERANSAIPLLLLDSATTQADSVAALAEWAIQRDDLPASLLQHRVPKVVASSLAPAEWPEQPALEWCPPGHGDLYLALETSGLLDELLSRGYRYAFVSNADNLGAVMDTSILGYFAEEKIDFLMEVADRTPADRKGGHLAKLKDGRLTLRELAQCPENEAEEFQNITLYRYFNTNSIWLHLPALRALIDRYAGILPLPLIRNRKNLDPRDPASPIVYQLETAMGAAISLFDRASALRVSRTRFAPVKTTDDLLAVRSDAMMLDEQFRIVPNPARTLPPLHVSLDPKHYHFVGQLDEHFPYGAPSLLNCASLRIDGDVRFGRDVTLRGDVYLAADAGGPRTISDNTVLEG
- a CDS encoding heme-binding domain-containing protein translates to MKTKLKASLLGIMVVAALLQTVQPDRSNPEVTAPLEAPPEVMAVLKRACYDCHSNETRWPWYSYLSPVSILVANHVQEGREHLNFSDWTTMDAAKQMHASSEILEVLESGEMPLKSYLLLHGDAELSTADKELLRSWAAQGE
- a CDS encoding HigA family addiction module antitoxin produces the protein MAQRFDSRTMNMHSGFLPIHPGEYLAELLEELRISRAALARILGVSPMRISHIVNCGRPVTAEMALLLGKAFVQTPGYWLNLQSSYDLKSAEATLAKRLKSVRRFAVD
- a CDS encoding phosphatase PAP2 family protein translates to MSSTRFTLVPAADSALHDASDVRFSLKDSRLFAPLFALSVITLLVADALLHGSTEGIAEVTAVTSAFTALYSVSWKLRHRYPRSSNSIRAFAPILMYGLIYGFIHAVMTGARPSDAHLVDAALLRIDEWMFGVNPVVWMGAHGHPLLTDLLYLCYFSYYFGMPVLLVLMFRGNRARDFFQVQSVMVAGWYGALLSYALFPALGPCRWIADELPVLTGLLPTTQWIQAFLDANLTPVVRDCVPSMHTAITLLTLAYARRFQPMYFRIFLLPGIGIIIATMYTQAHYVIDVLLGVAVAAVLYGVMEKWKRSAGSV
- a CDS encoding type II toxin-antitoxin system HicB family antitoxin, with the protein product MELTAILTADPDGGYVAYNPETGTTSQGETVEDALTNLREATELYLEEFPLRETSRPLLTTFHVTAHG
- a CDS encoding type II toxin-antitoxin system HicA family toxin, with product MAKTPILSGKTVIQVLERLGFLIMRQRESHVILRRGSSGCVVPLHQQLKTGTLSGILKQAGVSRREFEDAMNL
- a CDS encoding phosphatase PAP2 family protein; this encodes MTPLTFAYARRFQPMYFRIFLLPGIGIIIATMYTQAHYVIDVLLGVAVAAVLYAVMEKWGPGRR